The sequence CGTGCTCGCGTTCGGCCTCGTCGGCACGCCCTTCGCACTCGCCGTGATCCTCTACCTGCTCAACGACCCGGGGGCCGTCCCCGAGACCAACTCGCTCGTGGCGAACCTCGCCGGCGTGGCCCTCTTCGCCGTCGCGACCGTCCTCGCCGGCGAGTTCGTCCTCGCGGAACTCGAGACCGTCACAGAACCGATATCGGCGTTCGTCGTCGCCTTCGCCGCGGCGATGGCTCTCGCAATCGTCGGCCTCGTCGTGAAATACGCCCTCGAGCACGCCCGCAACGAGTAGGGCTACTGCGGCCGGACGTGTCGACTCACCACCGCATTTCAAGCCCCTCGAGCGCGACGTGAGTTGCATGTCAACGCTCGACGGGGACGTGATCGTGGTCACCGGTGCGAGTCGTGGACTGGGGCGCGCGATGGCCGAACGGTTTTCGGCCGAGAGAGCCCGCGTGACGCTCACCGCACGTGACGATGACCGACTCGAGGCCGTCGCCAGCGAGCTCCCGGGCGACTCGCTCGTCGAACCGGCCGACGTTCGCGACAGTGAGGCAGTCGAGCGCGTCGTCGACCGGACGCTCGAGGAGTTTGGCCGGATCGACACGCTCGTCAACAACGCGGGCGTGAGCCTGCTCGGTATGACCGACGAGCGCACCGAACTCGTCGAGGTAAGCGACGAGGACTGGGAAACGATCCTCGAGGTGAACCTCACTGGCGTCTTCTACTTTACCCGCGCGGCGTTGCCCCACATGTACGAGCAGGGTCATGGAACCGTGCTCAACGTCTCCTCGGGACTCGGCCGGCGCGCGATCGCGGGTGCCGGGCCGTACGTCAGTTCAAAGTGGGGGCTCGAGGGGCTAACCCGGACGACCGCGCTCGAGGCCGAAGATCGGGGCGTCACGGTCAACGCGCTCGATCCCGGCGGCCGCGTCAACACCGACATCTGGGCGCACCTCCCGGCAGAAGAACGCGAGCAAATCCTCCAGCCCGACGTGATGAACGACGCCGCGGTCCTGCTCGCCGCGCAGGGACCAGACGGCGTCACCGGCGAGTCGATGACGGCACAGGAGTGGGAGCGACAGCTGGGGTGATCCACACCGCCGTCGGTGATCGATTTCTCGGCTGCTTGAGGGACGGTCGCCTACGACTCGAGGTCGGCAGGCGGGGCACCTGGCAACTCGTCTCTGTCGTGGAGTGCGTCGAACTCGAGATCCGGTCCGCGGGCGACGATCCGGTGGGGATTCACGTCAGGGTGTGTCGTGTAGTAGTGGTCTTTGATGTGGTCCATGCGGACCGTGTCAGCCACGACCTGTCCGTTCGGTGTCCCCGCTACGCCTGTCTGATAGAGATCACGCAGGTACGGCCAGAGGTTCTCGTACTCGCGGACGAACTGGACGTTACACATGAAGTGAGTGTGGTAAACGTTGTCGAACCTGACGAGCGTCGTAAACATCGCCACGTCGGCCGCTGTGAGCCGATCACCAGCGAGGTACCGCTGGTCGGCGAGCACCTCGTCCCAGTGGTCGAGCGCGTCGAAGAGGTCCTCGATTGCCTCGTCGTATGGCTCCTGTTCGGTCGCGAATCCGGCTCGGTAGACGCCGTTGTTGACCGGATCGTAGATTTCGTCGAGGATCCGGTCGACCTCCTCGCGATACCTGTCGGGATAGAGATCGACGTCCCGCGTCGCCTGTTCGTCGAACTCGGTGTCGAGCATCCGCATGATCTCGCGGGACTCGTTGTTGACGATGGTGTCCTCGTCGGTGTCCCAGAGGACGGGCACCGTCACCCGACAGGTCGCGTCCGGATCTGCCCGTACGTACAATTCACGGAGGAAATCGGCATCGTGAACGTGATCCGACGTACAG is a genomic window of Natrarchaeobaculum aegyptiacum containing:
- a CDS encoding glutathione S-transferase family protein, whose protein sequence is MNMLVDGEWRTDAYQTTDESGSFERQESTFRDWIRDEPDARFQPEAGRYHLYVSYACPWAHRTLIVRALNGLEDAISVSVVDPYRDDDGWQFTPEKDGCTSDHVHDADFLRELYVRADPDATCRVTVPVLWDTDEDTIVNNESREIMRMLDTEFDEQATRDVDLYPDRYREEVDRILDEIYDPVNNGVYRAGFATEQEPYDEAIEDLFDALDHWDEVLADQRYLAGDRLTAADVAMFTTLVRFDNVYHTHFMCNVQFVREYENLWPYLRDLYQTGVAGTPNGQVVADTVRMDHIKDHYYTTHPDVNPHRIVARGPDLEFDALHDRDELPGAPPADLES
- a CDS encoding SDR family oxidoreductase, coding for MSTLDGDVIVVTGASRGLGRAMAERFSAERARVTLTARDDDRLEAVASELPGDSLVEPADVRDSEAVERVVDRTLEEFGRIDTLVNNAGVSLLGMTDERTELVEVSDEDWETILEVNLTGVFYFTRAALPHMYEQGHGTVLNVSSGLGRRAIAGAGPYVSSKWGLEGLTRTTALEAEDRGVTVNALDPGGRVNTDIWAHLPAEEREQILQPDVMNDAAVLLAAQGPDGVTGESMTAQEWERQLG